From the genome of Sediminibacter sp. Hel_I_10:
GAGCACGATGTTATTGCCTTTATTAGCCATTCCATTAGCGATGTTTTATAGAAGAAAACGTGATGAACGAAATGCAGATGTCTTTGGAAATAAAATTAGAAAGGCAGATCGACTTGCCAAACGATATTTGAGTGAAGCTAAAAAGGCATTGGGTAAAAAAGAAGCATTTTATATTGCTCTAGAAAAAGCATTACACAATTATTTAAAGGCAAAATTGCATATCGAAACCAGTGATTTTACTAAAGATAAAATTGAAGAAACGCTGTTGCAACGTGATGTAAATGAAGGCACTGTTAATGAGTTTCTCAGTATTTTAGAGCATTGTGAATTGGCAAGATATACGCCTATCACTAATGTAGAGATGCAGCAGGATTATGAGAAAGCCGCAAGAACCATTTCGGTAATTGATAAAGAGATGAAATAGTTATGAAAAAGTTACTTCTTATTCTCACAATTTTATGCACCTCATTAGGCTTTGCTCAAAATAAAGCTTTATTCGAAGAGGCAAATGCCTTATATAATGATGCTAAGTATTATGAAGCGCTAGATACATACAAAAGCATTCTAGACAGTGGAGAGCATTCTGCAGCACTTTATTTCAACATGGGAAATGCCCATTATAAACTCAACAATATAGCGCCAAGTATTTATTATTATGAGAAAGCGCTCTTATTGAAACCTAATGACACAGAAATTAAGAATAATTTGGCTTTCGCCAAAAACATGACTTTAGACGCTATTGACACTGTGCCAGAAGTCGGGTTTTCAGGATTGTTCAACAGATGGGCGAGTTATTTTCACTACGAAGTTTGGGCAAAAATCAGTCTGGGGCTCGCTGTGCTTTTCGTGATATTGTTTTTAGTGTATTATTTTTCGAGTGCAACATTAAAAAAACGCTTAGCATTTATTACAAGTGTCTCCTGCCTGTTATTGGTATTTGTGTCTTTGGCCTTGGCGTTTCATGGAGAACGTTTAGTTGAGAGCAATCAACCAGCTATTGTTTTTGCAAAGGAGTCGCAAATTAAAAGTGAGCCAAATTTAAGAAGTACTGAGGCTTTTAAACTTCACGAGGGCACTAAGGTACAAGTGCTAGACACCGTTAATAATTGGAAAAAAATAAAAATTGCAGATGGCAAGACGGGTTGGGTCATGAGTGATGACATTAAATTGGTAAAGACTTTATAGAGGTTTTTTTATAAATTTAATATCTAAAGTAATCTTTATGTATATTGCATTAGAGTGATAAAGCTTTAGTCGTCCCATGAAAGATTCCATCGTCGCATATGTATTCCTATTACTTTTTGCGGTAATCATCATTGCTCCTGTGGCAATCATGATTTTGGATGATGATGCGGACGTATCTTGCTTTTATTCCATTTCAGAAGAAGAGGAAAATAATGGTAACGAAAAAAACAAGGCGTTAGATCTTTTGATCTTCAAGCCTATTTTAGGCCCATTTTCTAATTTTGACGTAGAACGTCCTTTAACAATGGCTTATGCAACAAGAAAATATTCAAAGCCTCAACTCAACATTGTTTCTCCACCTCCAAAATTCATTTCGTAGTTTTGATTAGCGGACCCCTTTTGGTCCTAATACATTAATAATTAGCCTTTACATTCCAATATGGGCTCAAATGAATTTTTTACATGATTAAAACGATCAAAAGTGACTTACCAGCGAGTATAGTCGTATTTTTTGTGGCATTGCCTTTATGCTTAGGTATTGCTTTAGCGAGTGGTGCACCTTTGTTTTCTGGACTTATAGCTGGTATCATTGGAGGTATTGTAGTTGGTGCTTTAAGTGGTTCAAAAATCGGCGTGAGCGGCCCGGCCGCAGGTTTAGCCGCTATTGTGTTAACAGCAATAGGAACGCTAGGAGGCTATCAAAATTTTCTGGTTGCCGTAGTGATTGGAGGGGCGCTTCAAATTATTTTTGGTCTTCTTAAAGCAGGGATTATTGGGTATTACTTTCCATCCTCTGTTATTAAAGGGATGCTTACGGGTATAGGTATTATTATTGTGTTAAAACAAATCCCCCATTTCTTTGGCTATGATGCTGAACCAGAAGGAGCAGACAGTTTTTTTGAAATGTCTGGGGAAAACACATTTTCTGCCATAGGGCATATTGCAGATAATATCACTTTAGGTTCAATGATTGTGGGTATTGTGGCATTGTCCATCCTGCTGTTATGGGATATTGTGCTTTCAAAAAAAGGAAAGGTTTTTCAAATCATTCAGGGGCCTTTGGTCGCCGTTGTTGTAGGGATTCTTTTCTACGTGCTTACAAAATCAAATGAGACCTTAGGAATAGATCCGTCGCACTTAGTTAGTGTTCCAGTACCAGATGATATCAATTCATTTTTAGGCCAATTTAGTTTCCCTAATTTTTCAGTAAT
Proteins encoded in this window:
- a CDS encoding SH3 domain-containing protein produces the protein MKKLLLILTILCTSLGFAQNKALFEEANALYNDAKYYEALDTYKSILDSGEHSAALYFNMGNAHYKLNNIAPSIYYYEKALLLKPNDTEIKNNLAFAKNMTLDAIDTVPEVGFSGLFNRWASYFHYEVWAKISLGLAVLFVILFLVYYFSSATLKKRLAFITSVSCLLLVFVSLALAFHGERLVESNQPAIVFAKESQIKSEPNLRSTEAFKLHEGTKVQVLDTVNNWKKIKIADGKTGWVMSDDIKLVKTL